A section of the Malania oleifera isolate guangnan ecotype guangnan chromosome 2, ASM2987363v1, whole genome shotgun sequence genome encodes:
- the LOC131148060 gene encoding uncharacterized protein LOC131148060, with the protein MDSACGGGYGASSRRLWWWHQSLRDARPRRRTDARRRRRSNVGDLGAQPPQLRLLNSIFKQGLQAPTVEQMISITAVLNMYSPALVQSVSYWFHKERAKKMHADQEDEDVLISHGLRWCISETQPQLPPPRSSAPLTPRPPLAPRPLTPLIPRPPAPLTTRPPLAPRSPAPLTPRPPRASPIGFHVVGCSSSHNVQPRGIRMTEHRTPSTEHCAHSNRKSQDQKKAKIIVDPNNGGPTTLLPFPTQPSKLLGGTSHSISRHEEASSSTTTAAPPPVVMKGLDLNI; encoded by the exons ATGGATAGTGCATGTGGTGGTGGCTATGGTGCAAGCAGCCGGAGGCTATGGTGGTGGCACCAGAG TCTGAGAGATGCAAGACCGCGGAGACGGACGGACGCAAGGCGGCGCCGGAGGTCAAACGTGGGGGACCTGGGCGCCCAACCGCCACAGCTAAGGCTGCTGAACAGCATATTTAAGCAGGGATTGCAGGCACCTACGGTGGAGCAGATGATAAGTATTACAGCAGTGCTCAACATGTACAGTCCTGCATTGGTCCAGAGCGTAAGTTACTGGTTTCATAAGGAGAGGGCGAAAAAGATGCATGCGGACCAAGAAGACGAAGATGTCTTAATTAGCCATGGTCTTCGTTGGTGCATCTCTGAGACTCAGCCTCAGCTTCCTCCACCTCGTTCGTCTGCTCCTCTGACTCCCCGTCCTCCTCTTGCTCCTCGTCCTCTTACTCCTCTGATTCCTCGTCCTCCTGCTCCTCTGACTACTCGTCCTCCTCTTGCTCCTCGTTCTCCTGCTCCTCTGACTCCTCGTCCTCCTCGTGCGTCTCCGATTG gttttcatGTAGTTGGTTGTAGCTCATCACACAATGTACAGCCGCGTGGTATAAGAATGACAGAACATCGCACACCATCTACAGAGCATTGTGCACACAGCAACCGCAAATCTCAGGATCAGAAAAAAGCTAAAATCATTGTTGACCCTAACAACGGTGGACCAACAACATTACTTCCATTCCCGACACAACCTTCTAAGCTTCTAGGAGGAACTTCTCATAGTATAAGTCGTCATGAGGAGGCTTCATCATCTACCACTACAGCTGCTCCTCCGCCTGTTGTTATGAAAGGGTTAGATCTTAACATTTGA